The Nevskia ramosa DSM 11499 DNA window CGGTATCGAATGCGCCTCCGGGCTGATGGAAACCGAAGCGCGCGCCCTGTGCCGCGGCTTCCTGTCACGCATCGAACGCGGCCGGCCCTGGGTGAGCTTGAAGCTGGCGATGAGCCTCGACGGCCGCACCGCGATGGCCAATGGCGAAAGCCGCTGGATCACCGGCGAGCAGGCGCGCGCGGACGTGCACCGCCTGCGCGCCGAAGCCGGCGCGGTGCTCAGCAGCAGCGAAACAGTGCTCGCCGATGATCCCGAGTTGAATGTTCGTTTGCCGACCGATTATTTCTGGCCTCGTCATGCCTTCCCTGGCGAGGCCGGTCACGCCGATCGACCCCCTGCGACGCCATCCCTAGCGTCGCCTGCCGGAGGGAACAGTGCCATTCAAGGCACTGTTCCTTATCTCCGGCAGCCGGATCGCATCGTGCTCGACAGTAGCGCCCGCGTGCCGACGACGGCGAAGGTCTGGCGTGAAGGTGCGAGGCGTTTTTGGCTGACCGCCGAAGCCGGCATGAACGCAGCCGAAAACGTCGAAACCGTAGTCATGCCGCGCGACGCCAACGGCCAGGTCGACTTGGCCGCAGCACTGGCTTTCCTCGCCACGCGCGACATCAACGAAGTGCTGGTCGAATGCGGCCCGCGCCTCGCCGGAAGCCTGCTGCGCGCGAATCTCGTCGACGAGCTGATCGTCTACGCGGCTCCCAAACTGCTTGGTGACGCCGCCCGCGGGCTCGTCCGCCTGCCGGGCCTGGAGCGACTGGCCGATCATGTGGCGCTGGCATTCACTTCGGCCGAGCTGCTCGGCCCGGATCTCAAAATCACCGCTCGCCTGACGAGCAAGGGAAGTTAAGGATGTTCACTGGAATCGTCGAAGCGCTGGGGCGCATCGAAAAGCTGGAAGCGGTCGGCGGTGATGTGCGCCTGACCATCGCCACCGACGGCGCCTATCTGGATGGCGTCAATCTCGGCGATTCGATCGCCTCCAACGGCGTCTGCCTGACGGCCGTCGCGCTGCCGCGCAAGGCGTTTGTCGCCGATGTTTCGGTGGAGACATTGGACGCGACCACTGCGCGCAGCTGGGTCGCCGGCACGCCGCTGAATCTCGAGCGGGCGCTGACCGCGCACAAGCCACTCGGCGGCCACATGATGTCCGGGCATGTCGACGGCGTCGGCCATCTGGTCGAGAAACACGTCGATGCGCGCTCCTGGCGGCTGACGTTCGAAGCGCCGCAACTCATCGCCCGCTACATCGCCCGCAAGGGCTCGATCGCGATCGACGGAGTAAGCTTAACGGTCAATGCAGTGGCCGGCAGCCGGTTTGAAGTGAATATCGTGCCGCACACCTGGGAAAACACGACGCTGGGCGCGCTGGTGCCGGGCAGCAAGGTCAACCTCGAAGTCGATCTGATTGCCCGTTACCTCGAACGCCTGCTGGAGGCGAGACAAGCATGAGCAAGATCAGCAGCATCCATCCGATTTCCGAAGCTCGCGCTGCCGACGCGCGCGGGCGCACGCTCGATCCGATCGAAGACATCGTTGCCGACATCCGCGCCGGCAAGATGGTCGTGATCATGGACGACGAGGATCGCGAGAACGAAGGCGATCTGATCATGGCGGCGAGCCTTTGCCGCGCCGAGGACATCAACTTCATGGCGCGCTTTGGCCGCGGCCTGATCTGCCTGACCCTGACCGCCGAACGCTGCCGCCAGCTGCGTCTGCCACCGATGGTCGCTTATGGCGACGACCTGCATCAGACCGCGTTCACGGTGTCGATCGAAGCCTCGAAAGGCGTGACCACCGGCATTTCCGCGCATGACCGTGCCCACACGGTGCAGGCCGCGGTGAAGGCCGATGCGCGTCCGGAAGATCTCGTCCAGCCCGGCCACATCTTCCCGCTGATGGCCCAGCCGGGCGGCGTGCTGACCCGCGCCGGTCATACCGAAGCCGGCTGCGATCTGGCCCGCCTCGCCGGTGTCGAGCCGGCCTCGGTGATCGTCGAGATTCTCAACGACGACGGCACCATGGCCCGCCGTCCGGATCTGGAAGTGTTCGCCCGCGAGCACGGCCTGAAGATCGGCACCATCGCCGATTTGATCCGCTACCGCCTGCATCACGAGCACACCATCGAGCGCGTTGCCGAAACCACGGTGCATACCGAGTTCGGCGATTTCCGCCTGGTCACCTACCAGGATGCGGTCGAGAACACGCTGCACATGGCGATGGTGTGCGGTACGGTCGATGCGGAAACGCCGACCCTGGTCCGCGTCCACATCGGCAACCTGCTGTCCGACGTGCTCTGCGTCGAGCACAGCGATTTCTCCTGGCCGATCCGCAAGGCGCTGCAGCGCGTGGCCGAAGCGGGCAGCGGGGTCATCGTGCTGCTGCGCAAGAACAGCTCGCCGCGCGATGTCGTCAAGCAGATCGTTTCCCTGAGCACGCCGCACGCTTCGGCGCCGTCGCAGACCTCGGACGAGGCGCAGACCCTGCGCACCTACGGCATCGGCGCGCAGATCCTCACCGACCTCGGCGTGCGCAAGATGCGCGTGCTGTCCGGCGCGCCGCGCAAGATGCAGGCACTGTCCGGCTTCGGTCTCGAAGTCGTCGAATACGTTCATACCCACTGATGTCCACCGCAGAGCGCTCCGTGCCCAAAGCCGTCAAGAAAGCTGTCCAGAAAGCTACGGTGAAGCTGCCGCAGCCTGTCGCTCACAAGGGCGCCCACAAGAGTGGCTACGCCGCGCCGCCGAAGCCGGAGAAAGGCGAGTTCAAAGGCAAGCGTATCGCCGTGGTCGCGACGCGGTGGAACGTCGAAGTTGTCGAAGCGCTGACCGTCGGCGTTCACAAGTGTCTGAAGGACTGGGGCGTGTCGCCGCGCAGCGTGCAGTCGTTCATGGTCCCCGGCGCTTTCGAGCTGCCGCTGGCGGCCTCGGCGCTGATGGACAGCGGCAAGTTCGATGGCGTGGTGGCACTCGGCGCGGTGATCCGCGGCGATACGCCGCACTTCGAGTTCGTTGCCGGCGAATGCTCCCGCGGCCTGCGCGAAGCGGCGCAGATCTACGGTGTTGCGCTCGGCTTCGGCGTGCTGACCGTCAACACGGCGGAGCAGGCTTACGAGCGCTGCAAGCCGGGCAAGGAAAACAAGGGCTACGAAGCGGCCGCCGCGATGCTCGAGATGATTCGCCTGCTGGATTCGATCGATGTCTGAGCCTGTGCCCAGCCATTCACCGAACAGTTCAGCCAGCAACGCTGCCAGCTTGGGTGTCAACCCGACCAGCCGTCGCGGCCTGGCCCGGCGTCTGACCGTGCAGGCGGTCTACCAGTGGATTCTCAATCAGACCGCGCCGGAAACCCTGATCAAGGAATTCCGCGAAATGCCGGACGGCCTCGGCCGTGCCGACCCGGAATACTTCGGTGAACTGCTGCGCGGCACCGTCGCCGATGCCGCAACGCTGACCACGCAGATCGTGCCGCATCTCGATCGCCCGCTGAATCAGCTCGATCCGGTCGAATATGCAGTGCTGCTGATGGCCGTGTACGAGCTGAACAACCGGCCGGAAGTGCCGTATCGCGTGGTCGTCAACGAAGCCGTGAACCTGGCCAAGGTGTTCGGTGCCGAAGACGGCTACAAGTTCGTCAACGGCGTGCTCGACAAGATCGCGCGCCAGGTGCGGGCCACCGAAATCGGCGGCTGAGCAAGCGCGCGCTCGGCCGATCCATGGACGAGTTCGCACTGATTCGCCGTTACTTCGCGCCACTGAGCCCAGCGGCCGAAGGCGTGGTGCTCGGCATCGGCGACGATGCCGCGATCCTTGCGCCACCAGCCGGCCATGAGCTGCTGATGACCAGCGACACCCTGGTCGCCGGTCGGCATTTCCCGCTAACCACTGCGCCGTACGACATCGGCTGGAAAGCGCTGGCCGTGAACCTGTCCGACCTCGCGGCGATGGGCGCCGAGCCACTCTGGTTCCTGTTGGCGCTGACCCTGCCGCAACCCGATGAAGCCTGGCTCGCCGGCTTCGCGGCTGGCCTCGGCAGCTTGGCCCGCAAGCACGGCATTGCGCTGGTCGGCGGTGACACCACGCGCGGCAATCTGTCGATCACGATCACCGCTGTCGGGTCGGCGCCCGCGGGTTCCGCGTTGTGCCGCGATGGCGCCAAGCCCGGCGATCAGATCTGCGTCACCGGCACGCTTGGCGATGCCGCGCTGGGTCTGAGATTGAATGGCATTGAAAGCCGTTCGCCCTGCGCACAGGACGAACATGATCTCGTCGCACTGCGTGCGCGGCTGGATCGGCCAGTGCCACGCATCGAAGCAGGCCTCGCGCTTCGGGGATTCGCAAATGCCGCGATCGATCTGTCCGACGGCCTCGCTGGCGATCTCGGCCATGTGCTCGCGGCCAGCGGTGTCGGTGCCGGTCTTCGGGCGGATGCGCTGCCGATGTCCGAAGCTTTCGCCCGACAGGCCGAAGCGGGCGACCGTCTCGCCTTGCAGGCCGCTGGCGGCGATGACTACGAACTCTGCATCTGCTTGTCGCCTGATCGTCTGGCCGCGGCACAGGCGGCCATCTCACCGTTACCGCTGACGGTGATCGGCACGATCAGCGCCGAACCCGGCCTGCGCTGGCATGCCGCCGATGGCGCATTGCTGGACCCCGAGTTGCACAGCTACCAGCACTTCGATGACCGCTGCTTACCTGATTGAGATCCTCCCGGCCATCCATGGCGAGACTGAGTTCCTTATCACCACCGCCGGCCCGGCCATCCATGGCCGGTCGTTCGCCGTCATCGCGAGACATGCTCGCGCAGCATGACGGCTCACCCATGATCGGCGTCTTCGACTCCGGCCTCGGCGGTCTGTCGGTGCTGCGCGAGATCGTTGCCAGGCGTCCGGATATGTCGGCGATCTATGTCGCCGATTCCGGCCATTGCCCCTACGGTGTGAAGTCCGCCGATCAGATCATCGAGCGGGCGACGGTGATCACCGATTTCCTGCTCGCGCAGGGCGCGCAGCTGATTGTCGTTGCCTGCAACACGGCGACGATCGCCGCCGTCGAATACCTGCGCGCCAACTATTCGGTCCCCTTCGTCGGCATGGAGCCGGCGGTGAAGCCGGCCGTAGCCCGCACGCGCTCCGGCGTCATCGGCGTGCTGGCTACCGGTGCTGCGCTCGCCGGCAACAAGTTGCTGACCTTGATCGACCGCCATCGCGGCAGCGTTCGCGTGATCACCCAGCCTTGTCCGGGCTTGGTCGAGCAGGTCGAGGCCGGTGATCTCGATGGCCCGATTACCGTGGCGCTGCTGCGCGAGTACGCGCTGCCGCTGCTGGCGGCAGGTGCCGATACGCTGGTGCTCGGCTGCACGCACTATCCGTTTCTGCGCGAGGCGCTGGCGCAGATCGTCGGGCCGGACGTGGTGCTGCTCGATACCGGCGAGGCGGTTGCGAGGCGAGTCGACAGCCTGCTGCCAGCCGTTGATTCCGCCGCCGCGGCAGGTGCGCTTCGCTGGTACAGCTCGGGCGAGTTGCAGCAGATGAATCGCGTCGGCAGCTGCTTGTGGGGCGGTGCGATCAACGCGGATGCACTTACTGAAGACGACGGAGCCCGCTGAGCATGCAATCGAAATCGGCCCGCAACGCCTGGCGCCCGAACGCCCGCGAGATCATGACGTCGCCGGTGCATCTGCTCGCGTTCGGGCTTGGCAGTGGCCTGATGCCGAAAGGGCCGGGCACCGCCGGTACCGTGGTCGGCATTCCGCTGTTCCTGGCGATGATGCATCTGAGCCTGCCGGTCTTCGCTGCGCTGACCGTGGTGCTCTCGATCTTCGGCTGCTGGGTCTGCGGTGAATCGGCGCGCCGGCTCGGCGTGCATGACTACGGCGGCATCGTCTTCGATGAAATCGTCGGCTATGTGATCGCCGCCGCACCCTTGCTGCCAGTGCTGGCGCTGAACCGCCACGGGCTGTGGCCGGGACTGATCGCCGCGTTCGTGCTGTTCCGCATCTTCGATATCTGGAAGCCCTGGCCGATCAGCTGGCTCGATGCCAGGATGCAGGGCGGCGTCGGGATCATGGTCGATGATCTGGTCGCTGGCGTATTCGCGGCGCTGGTGCTGCTGGCTTTGCTGGCCATCTGAAGCCAAGGCGGTAAGCAGCCGTGTTCTGGCAATCCATCTGTACATCGTGCAGATTGGCGTCTCGGCCATTGCCGATTCAAGCAATCAAAATTGATGATTACCCGGAAAATCCGTATCGGCTGCGCCTCCGCGTTCTGGGGTGACACCAACACTGCAGCGGCGCAGTTGCTAAGCAAAGGTACGCTCGATTACCTGGTTTTCGACTACCTCGCCGAGATCACCATGTCGATCCTCGCCGCCAAGCGGATGAAGGATGCCAACGACGGCTATGCCACCGATTTCGTCGAGCACGTGATGGCGCCGCTGATGCCGGAGATCAAGCGGCAGGGCGTCAAGGTGGTCGCCAACGCCGGTGGCGTGAATCCGCTGGCCTGCAAGGCCGCGCTGGAAGCAGCGGCGGTGAAGGCCGGTGTCGATCTTCGGGTCGCGGTGGTGCTCGGCGATGACCTGATGCCACGCAAGCCGGCATTCGCCGATCTGGTCGAATGGGAAACCGGTGCTGCCGCGCCTGCGACCTTGCTGTCGATGAACGCCTACCTGGGTGCGATTCCGATCGCACGAGCGCTGGCGGCTGGTGCCGACATCGTCATCACCGGCCGCTGTGTCGATTCCGCGGTCGTGCTCGGGCCGTTGATGCACGAGTTCGGCTGGGCCGAGACCGATTACGACCGCCTGGCCGCCGGCAGTCTCGCCGGCCACATCATCGAATGCGGCGCGCAGTGCACCGGCGGCAACTTCACCGACTGGGAATTGGTGGCGCCGGGCTATACCGACATGGGTTTTCCGATCGTAGAATGCGCCGTCGATGGCAGCTTCGTCGTGACCAAGCCCGAGGGCACCGGCGGCCTCGTCTCGGTGCCCACCGTGCTCGAACAGATGCTCTACGAGATCGGCGATCCCCGCGCCTATCTGCTGCCGGACGTGTCCTGCGATTTCTCGGACGTTGCGCTCGAACAGATCGGGCCGGATCGGGTGCGGGTCAGCGGCGCGATCGGCCGGGCGCCGACAGCGAGCTACAAGGTCAGCGCCACCTATCCGGCCGGTATGCGCTGTGCCGCGCTGTTCATGATCGGCGGCATCGACGCGGCGAAGAAGGGCAGGGCCTCGGCGAACGCGATCATCGAGAAGGTGCGCCGGCAACTGCTCGAACAGAAGCTCGGTGATTTCACCGGCGTCGACATTCACTGCATCGGCGCAGAAGAAAGCTACGGCGCGCAGGCCCGGATTGCAGCGGCGGCAACCCGCGAAGTGGTGGTCAAGATCGCGGTTCAGCATCCGAACTCGAAAGCGACGCGCTTGTTCGCCCGCGAGATCGTCCAGGCAGCGACGGCGATGGCACCCGGCTACACCGGCTACTTCGGCGGCGGCCGACCGGAGCCGAGCATGATCCCGCGCCTGTTCACGACCCTGGTCGCGAAAGACCGGCTGGCGATCGAAGTGGTGATCGGCGATCAGCGTTTCCCGGTCGTGGTGCCGACCGCTGGCGGCTTCGTCCATCCGGGGCCGTCACGGGTCAGCGATGCGAAGATTCTGTCGAGTGACGAGACGGTGACCGTGCCGCTGATCCGGCTGGCAATCGCTCGGTCTGGCGACAAGGGCGACCACGCCAACATCGGCGTCGCCGCGCGCAAACCCGAGTTCCTGCCGGCGATCCGCGCGGCGCTCAGCGAAGCCGCCGTGGCCGGCTGGTTCGCCCAAGTGCTGGCGGCACCGGGCAAGGTCGAGCGCTGGGATCTGCCGGGTACATCCAGCCTGAATTTCCTGCTTCACCACGCGCTCGGCGGCGGCGGCGCGGCCAGTCTGCGCAGCGATCCGCAGGGCAAATGCTTTGCCCAGATGCTGCTCGAATTTCCGATCTTGGTGCCGGCGGCTCTGTTGATGGAACCAGCCTTGGTTCAATGATCTGGCAGCGGTCTGGCTGTTCCATCCGGCTTGGGATGCACAGTTCGGCGACCAGATAGTATGATTGCATACCAATTTTCGGCTGATCTGCATGTTGCAATGCGTCACGCGCGGGTACAATTGCCAACCCATACTCTGCAGTATCCATAACTAGCCACTGCCTGATTCGAGCCAACATGACTGTTGAACGCGATGTGATGGAGTACGACGTTGTCATCGTCGGTGCCGGCCCTGCCGGTCTTGCCGCCGCCTGCCGTCTGAAGCAGAAAGCCGCCGAAGCCGGGGGCGAAATTTCTGTCTGCGTGGTGGAAAAGGGCTCGGAAGTGGGTGCCCACATCCTGTCCGGCGCGGTGTTCGAGCCGCGTGCGCTGAACGAACTGTTTCCGAACTGGAAAGAGCTTGGCGCGCCGCTGGAAACGCCGGTCAAGCGCGACGACATCTATCTGTTCACCAGCGAATCGGCGTCGATCAAGCTGCCCGGCCTGTTCGTGCCTAAGACCATGCACAACGAAGGGAACTACATCATTTCCCTCGGCAAGCTGGTGCGCTGGCTGGCGACGCAGGCCGAAGGCCTCGGCGTCGACATCATTCCCGAGTTCGCCGCTCAGGACGTGATCATCGAAGACGGTATCGTTCGTGGCATCACCATCGGCGACAAGGGCGTCGATCGTCACGGCAACCAGACCGCCGATTTCGCGCCGGGCCCGGAACTGCGCGCCAAGTACACCTTCTTCGCCGAAGGCTGCCGCGGCCACATCGGCAAGCGTCTGCTCAAGGATTTCGCGCTCGACAAGGACGCCGATCCGCAGCACTACGGCATCGGCCTCAAGGAACTCTGGAAGATCGATCCTGCCAAGCATCAGCCGGGTCTGGTCGTCCACGGCGCCGGCTGGCCGCTGGGCCTCGGTTCGGAATCGACCGGTGGCTCGTTCCTGTATCACCTCGAAGACAATCTGATCGCGGTCGGTCTGATCGTCGATCTGTCCTACTCGAACCCGTATCTGTCGCCGTTCGACGAGTTCCAGCGCTTCAAGCAGCACCCGGTGATCAAGCAGCATCTGGAAGGCGGCGAACGTCTTTCCTACGGCGCGCGCGCAATTGCCAAGGGCGGCTACAATTCATTGCCGAAGATGGCGTTTCCGGGCGGCGCGCTGGTCGGTTGCGATCTCGGCACGATGAATTTCTCCAAGATCAAGGGCAGCCACACGGCGATGAAGTGCGGCATGCTCGCCGCCGAAGCCGCAGCCCAGGTGCTGCTGGCCGGCGCCGAGGGTGGCGACGTGCTGAGCGGTTATCCGACCGCGTTCAAGGCCAGCTGGCTGCATGAAGAGTTGTACTGCAGCCGCAATTTCGGCCCGGCGCTGCACAAGTTCGGCATCCTGTTCGGCGGCGCTTTCAACTGGGTGGACCAGAATCTGTTCGGCGGCAAGATTCCGCTGACCCTGCACGACACCACGCCGGACTATCTGACCCTGAAGCCGGCGGCGCAGAGCACCAAGATCGAATACCCGCGGCCGGACGGCAAGCTGACGTTCGACAAGCTGTCGTCGGTGTTCCTGTCCTCGACCAATCACGAGGAAGAGCAGCCGGTGCATCTGAAGCTCGCCGATCCGTCGATCCCGATCGACAAGAACCTGCCGATGTACGACGAACCGGCGCAGCGCTACTGCCCGGCCGGCGTCTACGAAGTGATCGGCGAGGGTGATGCCAAGCGCTTCCAGATCAACGCCCAGAACTGCGTGCACTGCAAGACTTGCGACATCAAGGACCCGGCGCAGAACATCACCTGGATCGCTCCGGAAGGCTCGGGCGGCCCCAACTACGCGGCGATGTAATCCGCACACACCGGCGCTCCGATGTCCGACATCCAGCATCTGCTCGACAATAACCGCCGCTGGGCGGCCGAGATTGATCGCACCCGTCCTGGCTTCTTCGCCGGGCTGGCCAAGCAGCAGGTGCCGGAATATCTGTGGATCGGCTGCGCCGATAGCCGGGTGCCGGCCAACGAGATCATCGGCCTCGATCCGGGCGGCGTGTTCGTTCACCGCAACATCGCCAACGTTGTGGTGCCGACCGATCTCAACTGCCTGTCAGTGCTGCAGTACGCGGTCGACGTGCTGAAGGTCAAGCACGTGCTGGTGGTCGGCCATTACGGCTGCGGCGGCGTCCGTGCGGCACTGGATGGCACCCGCGTCGGTCTCGCCGACAACTGGCTGCAGCATGTGCGCGACATTGCTTCCAAGCATCGCGAGCGTCTGACCGCGGAGTCGGACGACGATCGTCGCGCCGATCTGCTCTGCGAACTCAATGCTCTGGAGCAGGCGAGCCACATCTGCGAAACGACGATCGTTCGCGATGCCTGGGAACGCGGTCAGAACCTGCGCGTTCATGCCTGGGTCTATGGGCTCAAGGATGGTCTGGCTCGCGAGACCGGCTTCAGCGCCGGCAGCGCCGCAGAATTCGCACGTCTGCGGCAACATGGCGTCCCCGGCCTGACTGCCTGAGCCGTCATCGCGTCAGTCCCGGCAAACTTTCCCGCAAGTTTTTATTACCTCCCGTTGCCCGCTAGAGAGAAAAGATGAAAGCACTGGTCAGCGTCAAAAGAGTGATCGACTACAACGTTCGCATCCAGGTCAAGCCTGATGGCTCGGGCGTGGTCACGGACGGCGTCAAGCACAGCGTCAATCCGTTCGACGAAATCGCGATGGAAGAAGCGGTTCGTCTGAAAGAGAAAGGCAAGGTCACGGAAATCATCGCCGTCACCGTCGGTGGCGCGAAGTGCGAAGAAACCCTGCGCACCGCACTGGCCTTCGGCGCCGACCGCGCCGTGCACGTGAAGGTGGATGAAGAAATCCAGTCGCTGACCGCCGCACAGGCGCTGGCCGCCGTGTTCAAGAAGGAAGGCACCGAAATCTTCTTCCTCGGCAAGCAGGCGATCGACGACGATGCCGCGCAGACCGGCCAGATGGTTGCCGCACTGCTTGATCTGCCGCAGGCGACGTTCGCATCGAAGGTCGACATCGACGGCGGCAAGGCCACGGTCACCCGTGAAGTCGATGCCGGTCTGGAAACGCTGGAAATCGATCTGCCGGCGATCATCACCACCGATCTTCGCCTCAACGAGCCGCGCTATCTGAAGCTGCCGGACATCATGAAGGCGAAGAAGAAGCCGATCGAAGTGGTCAGCCTCGCCGATCTCGGCGTCACCGCCGCCGCCGCCCTGAAGCGCGTCAAGGTCGCCACCCCGCCGAAGCGCTCGAAGGGCGTGATGGTGAAGACGGTTGACGAACTGGTCACCGCGCTCAAGGGCAAGGGCCTGATCTAACCGTCTTCAACCTTAGGAGTATTTTCATGAGCAAGATTCTGATCATCGGCCAGCAGGCCGAAGGCAAGCTGAACAGCGGTATCGCCAAGGTCGTCAACGCGGCCAAGGCCATCGGCGGCGAAATCCATGTCGTCGTCTTCGCAGCCGATGGCAGCGCCGCTGCCGCCCAGGCCGCCGCCATCGACGGTGTCACCAAGGTCATCCAGATCGACCGCGCCGAGAACGACCACGGCCTCGCCGTGATCGTCGAGCCGCAGATCGTCGCCCTCGCCAAGACCGGTTACAGCCACGTGTTCGCGGCCGGCACCACCTTCGGCAAGGACCTGTTGCCGCGCGTTGCCGCCAAGCTCGGCGTGCAGCAGGTGTCGGACATCATGGCCGTGCACGGCGCCACCAGCTTCGATCGCCCGATCTACGCCGGCAACGCGATCCTCACCGTCGAAGCCCCGGCCGAGCCTTGCGTCGTCGCGACGATCCGTCTGGCCTCGTTCCAGGCAGCCGGCGATGCCGCCGCTGCCGCGCCGATCGAGAAGCAGACCCTCGACGTGACCCTGCCGACCCACACCCGCTTCGTGAAGCTGGAAGCGCAGAAGAGCGAGCGTCCGGAACTGCAGAGTGCCACTCGCGTGGTCTCCGGCGGCCGTGCGCTGGCATCGAGCGAGAACTTCTCGATCATCTACTCGCTGGCCGACAAGCTGAAGGCCGGCGTCGGCGCCTCGCGCGCTGCCGTCGACTCGGGCTACGTGCCGAACGACATGCAGGTCGGTCAGACCGGCAAGATCATCGCGCCGGAGCTGTACTTCGCGATCGGTATCTCGGGCGCGATCCAGCATCTCGCCGGCATCAAGGACGCGCGCACCATCGTCGCCATCAACAAGGATCCGGAAGCTCCGATCTTCGAAGTGGCGGACTACGGTCTGGTCGGCGATCTGTTCACGCTGGTGCCGGAACTCGAATCGAAGGTCTGATTCGCGGCAACATCGCTAGCTGAACCCACGAAGGCCGGGAAACCGGCCTTCGTCTTTTCTGCCGCAAGGAAGCAAGCGGTCTTGCCCGTCGGTTACTTGTCGGCGTTTGAAGCTCTAAGGCTCGCCGAGCTTCGGTCGCCAGTCGACAGCACCGAAGCGCGTCTGGCCCAGGAAGCTGTAGGCCAGGCTGAACACGCCGACTCTCTGGCGGGTATTGCCGGTCTCGACATAGCTCGCGTCACGGCGTGACATCGTGTACTTCAGGGTCAGGCCGTGCAGGTTGTAGATGCGCCCGGTCAGGCCGATTTCGGCGCGCAGGATGTTTTCTTCGCCCGACGTGTCCTTCGAGGCCAGGCTGCCGACGTAGTAATCACGCAGGGTCGCTTCGATCGACAGGCGATCGCCGAGGATCAGCCGCGAGGTCAGCAGCCCCTGGGGCGCGATGCCGTTGTGATAGTCACGCTCGCCGGCACCGCGGACC harbors:
- the ribD gene encoding bifunctional diaminohydroxyphosphoribosylaminopyrimidine deaminase/5-amino-6-(5-phosphoribosylamino)uracil reductase RibD gives rise to the protein MEPRTFMARALALAAQGRATTHPNPRVGCVIVRDGRIIGEGWHQRAGEPHAEVFALRSAGELARGADVYVSLEPCAHHGRTPPCADALIAAGVARVFAAVGDPFDKVAGKGFAKLRAAGIECASGLMETEARALCRGFLSRIERGRPWVSLKLAMSLDGRTAMANGESRWITGEQARADVHRLRAEAGAVLSSSETVLADDPELNVRLPTDYFWPRHAFPGEAGHADRPPATPSLASPAGGNSAIQGTVPYLRQPDRIVLDSSARVPTTAKVWREGARRFWLTAEAGMNAAENVETVVMPRDANGQVDLAAALAFLATRDINEVLVECGPRLAGSLLRANLVDELIVYAAPKLLGDAARGLVRLPGLERLADHVALAFTSAELLGPDLKITARLTSKGS
- a CDS encoding riboflavin synthase, encoding MFTGIVEALGRIEKLEAVGGDVRLTIATDGAYLDGVNLGDSIASNGVCLTAVALPRKAFVADVSVETLDATTARSWVAGTPLNLERALTAHKPLGGHMMSGHVDGVGHLVEKHVDARSWRLTFEAPQLIARYIARKGSIAIDGVSLTVNAVAGSRFEVNIVPHTWENTTLGALVPGSKVNLEVDLIARYLERLLEARQA
- the ribBA gene encoding bifunctional 3,4-dihydroxy-2-butanone-4-phosphate synthase/GTP cyclohydrolase II, whose translation is MSKISSIHPISEARAADARGRTLDPIEDIVADIRAGKMVVIMDDEDRENEGDLIMAASLCRAEDINFMARFGRGLICLTLTAERCRQLRLPPMVAYGDDLHQTAFTVSIEASKGVTTGISAHDRAHTVQAAVKADARPEDLVQPGHIFPLMAQPGGVLTRAGHTEAGCDLARLAGVEPASVIVEILNDDGTMARRPDLEVFAREHGLKIGTIADLIRYRLHHEHTIERVAETTVHTEFGDFRLVTYQDAVENTLHMAMVCGTVDAETPTLVRVHIGNLLSDVLCVEHSDFSWPIRKALQRVAEAGSGVIVLLRKNSSPRDVVKQIVSLSTPHASAPSQTSDEAQTLRTYGIGAQILTDLGVRKMRVLSGAPRKMQALSGFGLEVVEYVHTH
- the ribH gene encoding 6,7-dimethyl-8-ribityllumazine synthase translates to MPKAVKKAVQKATVKLPQPVAHKGAHKSGYAAPPKPEKGEFKGKRIAVVATRWNVEVVEALTVGVHKCLKDWGVSPRSVQSFMVPGAFELPLAASALMDSGKFDGVVALGAVIRGDTPHFEFVAGECSRGLREAAQIYGVALGFGVLTVNTAEQAYERCKPGKENKGYEAAAAMLEMIRLLDSIDV
- the nusB gene encoding transcription antitermination factor NusB; its protein translation is MSEPVPSHSPNSSASNAASLGVNPTSRRGLARRLTVQAVYQWILNQTAPETLIKEFREMPDGLGRADPEYFGELLRGTVADAATLTTQIVPHLDRPLNQLDPVEYAVLLMAVYELNNRPEVPYRVVVNEAVNLAKVFGAEDGYKFVNGVLDKIARQVRATEIGG
- the thiL gene encoding thiamine-phosphate kinase, with the translated sequence MDEFALIRRYFAPLSPAAEGVVLGIGDDAAILAPPAGHELLMTSDTLVAGRHFPLTTAPYDIGWKALAVNLSDLAAMGAEPLWFLLALTLPQPDEAWLAGFAAGLGSLARKHGIALVGGDTTRGNLSITITAVGSAPAGSALCRDGAKPGDQICVTGTLGDAALGLRLNGIESRSPCAQDEHDLVALRARLDRPVPRIEAGLALRGFANAAIDLSDGLAGDLGHVLAASGVGAGLRADALPMSEAFARQAEAGDRLALQAAGGDDYELCICLSPDRLAAAQAAISPLPLTVIGTISAEPGLRWHAADGALLDPELHSYQHFDDRCLPD
- the murI gene encoding glutamate racemase; translation: MIGVFDSGLGGLSVLREIVARRPDMSAIYVADSGHCPYGVKSADQIIERATVITDFLLAQGAQLIVVACNTATIAAVEYLRANYSVPFVGMEPAVKPAVARTRSGVIGVLATGAALAGNKLLTLIDRHRGSVRVITQPCPGLVEQVEAGDLDGPITVALLREYALPLLAAGADTLVLGCTHYPFLREALAQIVGPDVVLLDTGEAVARRVDSLLPAVDSAAAAGALRWYSSGELQQMNRVGSCLWGGAINADALTEDDGAR
- a CDS encoding phosphatidylglycerophosphatase A family protein: MQSKSARNAWRPNAREIMTSPVHLLAFGLGSGLMPKGPGTAGTVVGIPLFLAMMHLSLPVFAALTVVLSIFGCWVCGESARRLGVHDYGGIVFDEIVGYVIAAAPLLPVLALNRHGLWPGLIAAFVLFRIFDIWKPWPISWLDARMQGGVGIMVDDLVAGVFAALVLLALLAI